A genome region from Candidatus Methylomirabilota bacterium includes the following:
- the rapZ gene encoding RNase adapter RapZ, producing the protein MAESIVFVVITGMSGAGKSFAIKCFEDMGYYCVDNLPTTLLPTFADLVARSARSVPRVALGIDVREGEYLPHLLDALAELRARGHQVEVLFVEASDEALLRRYNETRRRHPLAASGQVHDAIRAERKALANLREIADRVIDTSTLTVHQFRDVLVGMYGAREVRAGVRVTLLSFGFKHGVPIDADLMFDVRFLPNPHFVSGLRGLDGRDREVREFIFAHAESRELMARLEDFLKFLLPAYQREGKAYLTVAIGCTGGRHRSVAVAEELKRYLDAQGVSPGVVHRDLERE; encoded by the coding sequence TTCGTGGTGATCACGGGCATGAGCGGGGCCGGCAAGAGTTTTGCGATCAAGTGCTTCGAGGACATGGGCTACTACTGCGTGGACAACCTGCCGACCACGCTGCTTCCCACCTTTGCCGATCTGGTGGCCCGCTCCGCGCGGTCCGTCCCCCGCGTGGCCCTCGGCATCGACGTGCGGGAGGGCGAGTACCTGCCCCACTTGCTGGACGCCCTCGCCGAGCTCAGGGCCCGAGGTCATCAGGTCGAGGTGCTGTTCGTGGAGGCCAGCGACGAGGCGCTGCTGCGCCGCTACAACGAAACGCGCCGTCGCCACCCCCTGGCCGCGAGCGGGCAGGTGCACGACGCCATCCGGGCCGAGCGCAAAGCGCTGGCCAACCTCCGGGAAATCGCCGATCGCGTGATCGATACCTCCACGCTGACCGTGCACCAGTTCCGGGACGTGCTGGTCGGCATGTACGGGGCCCGGGAGGTCCGGGCCGGGGTGCGCGTCACCCTGCTGTCCTTCGGTTTCAAGCACGGCGTCCCCATCGACGCCGACCTCATGTTCGACGTGCGCTTCCTGCCCAACCCGCACTTCGTGTCCGGGCTGCGAGGTCTGGACGGGCGAGACCGGGAAGTCCGGGAGTTCATCTTCGCGCACGCGGAGAGCCGCGAGCTCATGGCCCGGCTGGAAGATTTTCTCAAGTTCCTGCTGCCCGCCTACCAGCGTGAAGGCAAGGCCTACCTGACCGTGGCCATCGGGTGCACCGGTGGACGGCATCGCTCGGTCGCCGTCGCGGAGGAGCTCAAGCGGTATCTCGACGCCCAGGGAGTGTCGCCCGGCGTCGTACACCGTGACCTCGAGCGCGAGTGA